CTTACCGCAACACCGATTTGTCCGCCTCGCTTTACGGCGTGGGCGAACAATATTTCGACGTGCGAGGGCTGAAGCTGGAATCAGGCCGCCTGTTTGACGAGGGCGATGTAAAAGAAGACGCGCAAGTCGTCGTGATCGACCAAAACACCAAAGAAAAACTCTTTGGCACAGACGTCAATCCCTTGGGCAAAACCGTCCTCTTCAACAAACGCCCGCTGACCGTCATCGGCGTGATGCAAAAAGAAGAAAACTCCTTCGGCAACGCCGACGTATTGATGCTCTGGTCGCCCTATACGACCGTGATGCACCAAATTACCGGCGAGAGCCACACCAACTCGATTACCGTCAAAATCAAAGACGACGCCAACACCCAAGTCGCCGAAAAAGGACTGACCGAGCTGCTCAAAACGCGGCACGGTACGGAAGACTTTTTCATGAACAACAGCGACAGCATCAAGCAGATGGTTGAAAGCACCACCGGCACGATGAAGCTGCTGATTTCCTCCATCGCCTTGATTTCATTGGTGGTCGGCGGTATCGGCGTGATGAACATCATGCTGGTGTCCGTAACCGAGCGCACCAAAGAAATCGGCGTGCGCATGGCGATCGGCGCGCGGCGCAACAACATCCTGCAACAATTCCTGATTGAAGCGGTCTTAATCTGTATTATCGGCGGTTTGGTCGGGGTAGGGCTGTCCACAGCAATCAGCCTCGTGTTCAACCAATTCGTCACCGAATTTCCGATGGAAATTTCCATCGGCTCCGTCATCGGTGCGGTTGTCTGTTCCACCGCCATCGGCGTAGCGTTCGGTTTTATGCCCGCCAACAAAGCCTCCAAGCTCAATCCGATTGATGCCTTGTCTAAGGATTAAGTTGTCAGACGACCTCCAAACCCAAAGGGTCGTCTGAAAACCCCGTTTGGCTATTGTCATCACAATGAACATACACACCGAGGAAAACCGAATGATTACCCTGCATGTATTGGCACAATCCCGCGCCCTGCGCATCGTCTGGCTGCTCGAACTCATCGGCGCACCGTATCAAATCAAAACCTACGCGCGCCATCCCGAAACCCTGCTGGCACCCGACGAACTCAAAGCCGTACACCCGCTGGGCAAATCCCCCGTTATCGACGACGACGGATTCGTGCTCAACGAAAGCGGCGCGATTACCGACTACCTGATTCAAACCTACGGCGGCGGACGCTTCATGCCCGAACGTGGCAGCCAAGATTACTGGCATTACCAACGCTGGCTGCACTATGCCGAAGGTTCGCTGATGCCCTTGCTTTTGCTCGGGCTGGTGTTCCGCAAAATAGAAAACGCCCCCATGCCGTTTTTCGTCAAACCCGTCGCACGCAAAATCAGCGGCAACGTCAAAAACGGCTTTATCGAACCGCAAGCCGCCCTGCATCTAGCCTATGTCGAAAACGAATTGAACGGCAAAGACTGGCTGGTCAACAACCGGCTCAGCGGCGCCGACATCATGATGAGTTACCCGCTGCAAGCCGCCGCCGACCGCTTCGGATTGGCGGACTATCCCAATATCCGCGCCTATTTGCAGCGCATTGAAAAAGACCCCGCCTATCAAACGGCGGTACAGAAAGCAGGCGGCCCGCTGCTGCGTTTGGATAAATAAGGTCGTCCGAACCCACAACATATAGTGGATTAACTAAATCAGGACAAGGCGACGAAGCCGAAGACAGTACAGATAGTACGGAACCGATTCACTTGGTGCTTCAGCACCTTAGAGAATCGTTCTCTTTGAGCTAAGGCGAGGCAACGCCGTACTGGTTTAAAGTTAATCCACTATATTTCAGACGACCCCTCCCGGAACAGGCATCTCAAGCCTTCAATACAAGGAAACCTATGGACGTTTACGCAACATACACAGCCCATCCGCAAAGCGGCATCGAACAAATCAAAGCCTCCACCGGCACGCCTGCCGCCGTATCCGAATGCAGCGCAGGCAAACTATGGGACGCGCTGCATTTCGTACTGACCGGCAAAGGCTCGGACGA
The DNA window shown above is from Neisseria sicca and carries:
- a CDS encoding glutathione S-transferase family protein — translated: MITLHVLAQSRALRIVWLLELIGAPYQIKTYARHPETLLAPDELKAVHPLGKSPVIDDDGFVLNESGAITDYLIQTYGGGRFMPERGSQDYWHYQRWLHYAEGSLMPLLLLGLVFRKIENAPMPFFVKPVARKISGNVKNGFIEPQAALHLAYVENELNGKDWLVNNRLSGADIMMSYPLQAAADRFGLADYPNIRAYLQRIEKDPAYQTAVQKAGGPLLRLDK